CGCCTTCGAGCTTGAAGTCGAGCGCCTCGCCGGATCCGTGTTTGCCGTGCGCGCCCCTGCGCCGCGCGCTCACGACGACGATCGGCGCGCCGCCGAAGTGATACGAGGCGCGGAACACGAGCTGCACGAGCCGCGCGTCGAGCGGCTCGGCGACCTCGCCATTCTCCTGATCCGGCGCGTCGGCGACGCTGGCGGCCACGCGCATGAGCTCCTTCAACGCCGTGAGCTCCAGCGAGCCGTGATCGCTGTAGAGCCGGAGATCGGCGTGGGCCTCCGTGTTCTGGTTCGTGACGCTCACCGTCGAGAGCGCCTCACCCCACGGCCTCGGCTCGGCGGGCTCCGCGGTCGTGGGCACCTCCTCCGCGACGTCGACAGGTGGCGGCTCCGCTGCGACGTCGACGTCGGCACGCTCGCTCGCGGGCAGTGACGGCGCCGGGACTTCGGCGACCGCCTCGCTCGCGGGCGCATTGGTGGAAGTCGGCGCGTCGATCGAGGCAGACGACGACGGCGCGTCATCGCGCGCGGACGCGTCATCGCGCGCGGACGCGTCATCGCGCGCGGACGCGGCGTCGCGCGCGGGCGCGGCGTCGCCCATTCCTGCGAAGAGCACCACCGCGAGCGCGACACCAGCGCCGCGCAGCAAGAGCCTGCGCCGCTCGCGCACCCCCGCAACGGCTGCATCCGCAAGCGAGACGACGGCGCGCCCACCACACGCCAGCGCCTCCGCCGAAGCCCGCTCCGCCCCACCGCGCACCGACGTCAACGCCCCCGCAACCAACCCAAGCTCCAACGACAACACCGCCCCAACCCGCGGCTTCGACTCCAGCGGCGACGCCGCCCCAACGCGCGGCGACGCCCCTGCGCGCGACGCTGCCCCTGCGCGGCTGCGGTTGCCTTGGGGTCGGGGCATCGTGGGAGCGTAGCAGCTTGCGGTCGGTGCTTTGGCGAAGTACGAGTCTTCGTCGTCATGGGCGTCCGTGCGCGTGTTTTTGCCGGGATCCTTGGGGGTGCGTGTATCCTACACGCGGCGCCGGCGCGCGCCGACGTGAGCTCGTTCCTCTCCGGCGGCGGGGGGTACGGCGCGCAGTACAACGACGCGACGAATCGCTTCCGGCAGACCGGCGCGGCGAGCTTCGGGCTCGGCGTGGGGACCGATCCGCTCCGGCGCGCCGTGCTCGGCGGCATGCTCCGGAGCACCACCTTCTTCGGCCTCGGAACCGACCTCGGGCTCTCCATCCGCATCGCCACCGGCGGCTTCGCGCGCGGCGACTGGGGGCTCGCGTTCGACGCCGGCGCAGCGTGGCGATCGTTCGGCCGCGGCGAATACGGGCGCTGGCCGATCACCGCGCGCATCACCGGCGGCGGACCGTGGGGCCTCCAGCTCGCCGTCGCCGGCGACGTGCTCAAGGTCGCCGGGAACGACGCGCAGGCGCGCGGCGTCGTCGCGGTGCTGGAGCTCGATCTCCTCCGCCTCACCGTGATGCGCCAAGGATCGAGCGAGAAATGGTGGCCGAACCCGGCCCCCGCCGGCGGCCGCGTGCAGGAGACCGCGAAGAACGGGCCGCTCGCCGGCCTGTTGTGGTGAAGGACGACGACCAGCTCGGCCTCTTCGCAGGGGACACGTCGCCCCTCATCGAGCCTCACGTCGAAGAAGAAGACCGCGCGCTCGCGGCGCGCGTCCCGTCGTTCATCCGCTTCGGATCGAGCAGCTGGTCGTTCCCCGGCTGGGCCGGCATCGTCTGGAAAGGCACCCCCTCCGAGACCGACCTCGCGCAGCGCGGGCTCGCCGCGTACGCGCAGCACCCGCTCCTCCGCACCGTCGGCATGGACCGCACGCACTACCGGCCGCTCCGCGACGAGGACCTCGCGGAGTACAAAGCGCAGGTCGACGAAGCGAAGACGCTCGCGCCGGGGCTCCCGCCCTTCCGCGTCGTCTCGAAGATCTGGGACGAGGTCACGACCGCGGTGTTCCCCTCCCATCCGCGGTACGGCGCGCGCGCCGGTGCGCGAAACCCCGCCTTCCTCGACG
The DNA window shown above is from Labilithrix sp. and carries:
- a CDS encoding DUF882 domain-containing protein; translation: MRERRRLLLRGAGVALAVVLFAGMGDAAPARDAASARDDASARDDASARDDAPSSSASIDAPTSTNAPASEAVAEVPAPSLPASERADVDVAAEPPPVDVAEEVPTTAEPAEPRPWGEALSTVSVTNQNTEAHADLRLYSDHGSLELTALKELMRVAASVADAPDQENGEVAEPLDARLVQLVFRASYHFGGAPIVVVSARRRGAHGKHGSGEALDFKLEGVTASALARYVRTYPRAGIGIYTHPKTQYVHVDVRERSYHWVDGSPPGVTWRERLLADPTQEARDASYVGTMDLPETASER